The genomic region ggaggacggcgGTGGTATTTGTTGGTGGTCGGACtacagttacactcataaaggaccaaagttacactcgtaaaggaccaaagttacactcaaaggactaaagttacacttgtaaaacattaaatttacacttgtaaaaaataaaatttacacttaaaatactacatttacactcgtaaagcatcaaatttacactcgtactatgttaagattatataaatcaaatttacattcttaaaatattacatttacacttgtaaaacatcaaagttacactcgtaaaatgttaaaattatataaattcaaaatttcggtcacaaaaaaattcaaaattacactcttaaaatattacatttacactcgtaaaacatcaaatttacactcgtaaaatgttaaaattaaaaaaattcaaaatttccgtcacaaaaaatcaaatttacattcttaaaatattacatttacactcgtaaaacatcaaagttacactcgctaaatgttaaaattatataaattcaaattttccgtcacaaaaaattcaaaattacactcttaaaatattacatttacactcgtaaaatgttaaaattatataaattcaaattttccgtcataaaaaaaaattacactaaaaaaacttcaaagttacactcgtaaaatgttagagttacacttgtaaaaaATTTTGCATACAAAACCGCCtcaaaaaatcaaagttacactcataaaactcatacaacattacatttatactcataaaatctgaaactcaaaaccgattaattaggggctagaaagagaaagaaaatttaattagtgtataaaaaattgattagtgataactttttttttattttcaatcCCAACCATCCATTTCAATTCAACcctccacatttttttccttttctttttaataaaccttaatcattttcctctccatccatctcaaccatccattgagaccatccaatggcccttaaagggacttagggactcaatggaagtggtggactcattagaactccatAAAATAATGTATTCTTAAGTTTTCATAAGATAATGTATTCTTAAGTTATTTTAAGATATGGACATTCATATATAATAATATTTGATAACACTTATGTTTTGGATATTTTGGCTCTTATTATCAGTACTCAAAAAATGGCATGGTGGTAGGCTCGTGGACTTCGGCGTTGTTCAAGTGTGACTTAACAAATCTGTTTGTTACTTGGAGCTGTGTTGTAATTATtcaacctccattaaaattcaaTGGTGGTAACTTCGGTGATATCAAATGCTGTTCACCCTACTTTTCCCTTGAAATTCAACCATAAATCCCTCAATTATCCTGCTTCTTCCTCTTCTCATCCTCAATTCCTTCTTCTTCGTTCAGGTACTTTTTTCGCTATCATTAATTTCCATTTCTTCACTCAtttttgttgaaattgattttgtTGAACTTGCAGTTACCTATCGTCGTCCGCCTGATATCGCCCTTGTTTATGCCAAAAAGACTCAAGATGATGATGATGCTGTTTCCGCTACTTCaggtcatttcttatcttattTATACTCCATTTTTACAtaccattcatttgtttaccttggatTCCAATTCCCTAGTCAAAGTCAATAGGAACAATATAAAGGGAATGGACGGAGTAGATGTCTGTCTGCTGGTTGATGATTTCAGTAGTTAGTCTTCTGTAACGCCGTTGTATACATACAACATAGTCAATCTTGCTTTCATTTAATGAAGTCCATGACATAGAATGAGGTCACTACAACGGTCTCATTTGAGTTTTTGTTCAATTTAGCTGCTGGCAGTAAAACTGTTGTATACATCCAACATAGTTAATAATGTCAGTTATAATCACTGATTTAATCTTAACCGAGCTTGTTTAACACTTGGTTGGAATTTAAAATAGCGCTACTTGCTCAGTGGTATATATAAGGGAAACACTAACTTAAGAACATTGTTTTTTGTATCATCAAATGACCCACCTTGTTGTCGGAATTGTAAAAAATAAGCAAGTTTACTCGATTAATGCAATGAGTTAATTGAGTAGACTTCAGAATTAGTTCACATAATAATAGTTGTTATACACCCTGAATAATTTATGTAAATGTTTGGATTGCGGGGATGTTTGAGCACAATGATATTGCTAAAGTCATTTCATTTTTTGAATTAGCTTCCTCGCTGAATGACTTACAGAAGGCGATGGAAATAATACTCTATCATTTGACAAAGACAGTGGAGGTAGTCAGAGTCATCTGACCAGTTCCGCGGACAATTCAGTAAATGAGACCCCTCATCCACAAGGCAATGTATCATCTGTCAGAACAGTCGCTCTGTGCGTGAGTACTTTTaacccttttcttttcttttgaccTAGTTATTTTTTTATAATGTAAGCTAGTGTAGCCAATGTTTCTGTTAGGTCTTCGCTGCAGTGGCATTTGGTGTCGGTTTGGGTTTCAAAGATGGAGTTGGCAAAGCGTCTGAGTTTTTTGCTGGGTATGAAATTATTCCGCTTCCCCCTTTCAAGTGCAATATACAAGCTTACTGTTTTGATAATTATTTGTTGAACCAGCAAAGATTTATGCCTTTTCTACTTATCTGAATGCTAATAATTCATTAGTACACAATGCTGTCAACATGGTAAATGGTACGTAATGATTTCTACTAGGAAATTTCCAAACCATCTATAATAGGTTAAGAGGTAATAACATTCCCTAGTATTTCAAATACATGCCAGCACCTTTGAGGTAGTTGCTCCGTACTATCCTTTGCTCTAAGACAATCACTCTACAAGCTGTCTTATACAAAGTTTAAGGTTGAAGATTGTGAATTCTTTGTTTTGTTGCTAACGTAGGGTCTGGGatccttctgtttggagaagcaAGGATAGGCTGTTGGGGCTTGGGAACAACAGATGGGTTTTATGAGAACCATACTTTGCATCTCATTGTTAGATAATGGGTACCATTGTGCCAAACCCAGATCAACTAGGAATGTACTATTGTACTTGAGATAGTCATTCACTAACCATCAGAAGTGTAATGTTCCACATTCTAATATTTTCGGTCGATATGTTTGTAACTTGCTCTGTGtactttagaggtgcctgaggcTGCTAGGCAGGCAATCTTGACTCAAGATTCTGAATCTAGTTCTTAGTTTAAAAAGCGCGCCTTGGATGAGGCACTAGCCAAAACGCATCGGTGCATTTTAGGTGCTCCTTTTAGACAAGTCTCACCTAACAAGGCTAACTAGTACGCACTTTCCATATCTTTTAGACAAGGCTCACCATTTATTTTCCCCATTATTCCTTACTTTACTCCTCGACATGTTAGCCAACTTGATACTCCCAAAAAGGCTATTATTGCCCAAAGTTTATCTGGAAATTATAAATTTGATATAAAAAAATAGGGCGCCTCACGTCCAAAAGGCGTGCGCCTTCGCCTTACGCTTTGCGCCTCATCGCCTCGACCCCTTAGCGCCTCGGTGCGCCTTGCGAATTAACAAACTAAGATCTAGTTAATTTTGCACGACTATGGAGCCATTTTCATTAGCATTTGTAAAAGCAACGTTGGCAATTTATCACCTCAGAGATATCATGAAGCATTGAAATGTCTCACTTGCCTGTATTCATTCTATGGCACTTTGTTTAAAATTGGTTTATCAGTTAATTGTACCTTTGTTCTCAGTTCTGATCAGGACTGTATGAAAGCAACAAATGCAGATATGAGTATTCATCCTATTTGCGTGAAACAAGTTGTGGATTATGTTATCTGGCCAGTGGTGTTAAGGGGTCAACACATTTGGATGGCTAGAAGGGATTGTACTTTTTACAGGGAGGGATGACTTTGTCCTGGTCTTGTTTTTCTTGGACACGTACTTGAGTCTGATTTTTGGACACGCACTCGTGTTGATTACTTCTGACCTAGTCGGAGTAACATAGATCATTCGATCATCACCTTTCCAGATAGACTGTACAAAATaactgcaacaacaacaacaacaacacagtgcctcaatggctctcGCAAATTGTAGGGTGGGGGGTCGGGGGTCAGATGTACGCCGCCTTACCCCTGGGTTAGCAACAGAAAGAGAATGTTTCCGattgacccaagatgaaaattgtgtCGAGAACTATATCGAATACCTGCTACTTCTCAATAGAAAGAAGcgcagccactttagtgagccattttgctttattccatcaacTTCCAGAATAAAATAActgcaatttaaaaaaaaaatcacttgTATTCTGAACCACATGTCACTCTGGGAGAATGTAAGTTGCCTTTATCATCCTAGTTCTCTTTTCAAAATGTAAGTAGCCGTTCGGAAGCTACAGTTTTCAAAATCTAGTCGAGTGTACTTCTTTTCcttcttttgtttgtttttgctGCAATATATGGCATGTTCCCTTCCTCATGGTTTTATCAGTCGATTAAATACCTATCACAAGCCTGCCAAGGATATGGGAGAAAATGTATATTTCATAGCAGTGATATGACAGTCGCGCTGACGTGCTTATCTCATCCATATTTATATCTACCCATGTTTCTGATTTTATTACTTGTCAATAGCTTGTTTAAAAGTTATGAATCTGTAACAGATTGAGCTGCGAGTCTTTTTCAGGTACTTGTTGGAGCAAAGTCTTTCTGTAGACAATCTTTTCGTCTTCGTGTTGATTTTCAAATATTTCAAGGTGCCATTGATGTATCAGGTTTGTATTGTCTGCTATATTTAATATGTCCAGTACGATGTTTTTATCAGGCATGGCAGCAATTTAACACTTTCAGGAATGGGCTATGGAAATAAAAAGTAGATCCCTTATGATTGAAAAGGGATCACACTGACAACATTTTTCGTTGATATCTAGAATCGTGTGCTTTCATATGGGATTGCTGGTGCTGTTGTGTTCCGCTTGACGCTGATACTTTTAGGGACTGCCACCCTTCAGGTATAATACCTCCCAGTATTATCTTTAGTGTTGAGCGCCATCCTCTAATTTAGTAAGATTTTCCTCTTCTGGTGTCATTGTTGGTGAAGAAACCACAATTTAACAGGACATATGCATTTCAGGCATGATATTAACTTTGGTCTCGTTACTGGAGTTACCACATCATCACCTATTTATAAAAAGGTTTTGAAGCTAACCGAGACTGTATATGAATTCTATTTTTATGCTGCATTTTATGACGGGACTACCGGCAGTCGATAGTGACCAGCGATTTCGGGATATTGATTGAAACGATATTTAGTACTATTATTTTTAGTCGTCAAACTCATCATACAACAATATTACCGCAGCGTCTAAAAGGTTCTCTCCTGCAACGGATTAGGGAGTCGGACGTACTAAAATATTCCCCTGAAATACCCAGAGCATATGTTCCTAAGATGGCCAGTGATGAAAATCGCATCTTGCCAATGTTATTTCATAGTATAAGAAGCGCAAACAACCTAGTGAGCCGTTTATTTAATAATACCCTGAAGTCCCAGAAATAGTGAATacttggctccattggaaatagaAATATTTCAACTTTCAAGTCATTATGCGGGTGATTCCTTAGACGTCACTTATCCAGTATTCAAGTGATTACTGCCGTTATATCATCTGCTGTATATGCACTTTTTAAATAGTTTATCCTTCTTCCTTGCTAACAGAGTTTTGAAGCGGTGAACCTGCTACTAGCTTCAATACTTTTGTATTCCTCGTTTAAGGTGAGCTTGCCGTAGAAGTTTCAATTTCGTCACACTGGTATTTCAAGGACAGTAATATTTTGCAGAAATAAACAGTATAAATTATATATGTATAAAACTAAGGCAGTTTTAATTTCAGACAATCGAAAATGATAAGTGTTTCCGGTTTTAACAAAATCAGAATGATGGCTTTCTTTAGCTTTTTGCCAATCAAAACAGACCAATGATAATATACAAAGAATATGCTCAAAGTCAAAATTTTAATTTAGGCTTTTGCTTTTCCTGTATTCATTTTTTTCATATTGAAAATGAGTCCAATAGAATTAGTATCAACAATATTAATGACAATAAGAATAATTAATCATATGGCATGCATGCAAATGTATGATATATGTATGCATTTTAAAGATTAATAaagttttccaaaaaaaaaaacactagcTTCTATAAATTTTGTAAAGTTCTCGAATATTTTTATAAATGTTTTTGACCACTTTCATTTTTCTTATGTACATTGTACTATGAAACTGAAATATATAATGTTTAATGTTGTGCCTTGTATTCTCCTTAGTGTTAGTGATTTATATTAGAGCTAAGTAGTAGAGTTTAGACGTTGAGTCCTCTAATTGCTTGAAAATTTGTATGCTTTTGATGTGAAATTCGGTATTATGGTCgagttagtttatttttattataaaaatgaTAATAGAGCTTGCTTTAGAAAAATGTGAACCttattaaaatatgtgcaaagaGTGTTATCTCAATCCTACCTTACTAACATAACATTATTTACTTTATTAGTTTATCAAATTACTGTAAGAATATTGGGTCCAATACTATTTATGTGGACACTATTATACAGATTGTATTTGTTTGCTAtcgtttaagtttagcccaatatagtgatccatttggataatataatacgggcatattaattacgtcttataaagtatgggcctgatatcttaattgtgtagatacccattaggttACTAATGCATGATGGGCGCATTAGATTAAGGAGACTATATATAAGTCACCTGGGTTATGGTCCCTGGTGGCACACAATAACCTAATCTCCCCGCATCCCATAAGTAGAGAGATCCCTATTGGTATGTGTGTCTACTAGAAGACCTAATCCTGAAGACCGCCCCTGGTTTATTCTAACCTTTCGTCATGTAATCAGGTACGCTTCCGCTCTACAGTTTATACCGAGtaatttagtatgaagtttaTGGTCTCTATTCGGATtaattctaacaagtggtatcagagccaccttCATATTAAATTATTTGGGTGTGATACGGTTCATGTTTTCCTTTGAATTCAGTCTGCCGCAAGTACGCTAAGTATTCGTTCACAGTTGCCTTTATGGCCTTATGGGTGTTCTGGATTTTGATTGTTCTTGTGTTTCTCGTATATTTTGTCTAGCATTAAAGTTTGTTTGATGTGGAGCACATGATTAACTAAATCTATCACCCTATTTTATGccattatgattaatttatttcaaagTTCATAGTGCTGTTTGGTTTAATTCAATATTTGGTTGTGGGTTTGTGAATTTAGTTTAAAGACAAATCCTAATAATCAATTAAGGATTATCGCACCAATTAGGCACCCTTTTAATTGGGAATTGTGGGCATAACATGGTACTCAAGGTGTTAAAGATATCGGTCCAGAATCTTATGTGGGATTCAAGTATCACTGTTGACTGTTAAAGTTCACAATTTGGCATGCAAGTGATGAGTTTATGTGGAAATTTAGTGCACTATGTATATGGTAAGTAATTTGTTATACAGCAGGCCATAATTTGGTATCATAATGGGTTTACGGTTTTTTGGTTTGATGTTTAAGGAGTTAAACATGAGTTAGACATGATCATTATATATGCCTTCTTTAGGTTTGGTCTTCACTAAAGTACTTTGGTTATACATGGTTAGAGTCTTAGAGACTAGAGTCCATGGTTCGTGAATTAAGTACCCACTGATCTTTGTTTAACAATAAGGTTTATTCACGTGTTTGGTTGGCTTTTCCCACGGTTTTTGGGGGGTTGTGTATTTACTGTATGATTGTTTTGTTATAGTATTTCTAAATCATGCTTTACAGTTTCGGTTTTGATATAATATGCTATTAAGGATTAAAATAAGGTAAGGGTTCTAattagaacaagttattaaataGTATGTCAACCAAATTCAATTATGATTATGATCAAAGTTCTTAAGCATGATAATTTGAGATAAGGTTTATAATGATTCGGTCTTAAGTTAATGACAAGTGAAAATTGAGGATATATACTTGCGTGGTCTATCAATTTTACAGACTTATATGACTAAGGAACTATTTTCATACAGTTTTGTATATTATCACTAAAGGTTAAGTCACTTGTCAATTAAGGACTtgtgttttcagatttaaaaattGGCCAATCGGATTTATAATAATGGGTCTAATATTTTAGGTTGTTTGATCGACACAATAAGTTGCCAAAGTAACCTCTATTGTGTAAGTTGAATGATTTAGAATATTATGACTACCGTGTGTGATTGAGTTTCATGCGGATAatggtcggcccaaaggaaggctaTTATTTGGCCGAAATTCAGTCATGCTTGTGGTGGTAAGTATGTAACAATTTTAAGGTTTCCATGTGAATATTaggtcggcccaaaggaaggcttaATGTTTGACAGGAATTTATTGTTAATATTTGATCACTACACCAAGATGACCACTTACAAGTTAATTTTATGTCCAAAGACTAAACTTAATGTTGTGCTAGGTGTCTTGTGTTGATGGGAATGTCAATATTTGAATCTGAAAATCAAGTTAAGGGAGTGTCGTTATGTTTATGACACTCATAAGGATTATGCCCATAAAGCTTTTAAATTGAATAAATTCAATTCTTTGGACTAGTGTATGTAATTCATGCGAATAatggtcggcccaaaggaaggccATTATTTGGCCGAATTACATATACACGTTGGGTAATAaatatgtgacgattattcggtATTTTCATGTGAATATTgagtcggcccaaaggaaggctaAGTATTCCACGTGAGTTTATCgtcaatatttgattacaattacTAAAGAGTAATGTCTTTAACTAGTTAATATTTACTTCTAATAACTAATTATTAATTTTGGAAAGACACTTTAATTATTTGAATTTATTCAAAATATAAGGATGTTGTTTTGTTCATTCAGTTTGACATTTATGGTTATTATATCTGTCATTTCAGTTACATACTCAATTCGGATGAAactatttattaaatgaatggtaAGAGAATGTGAATTTTATCTCTGGTTGCTTTGATCTTACCTTGCTTTAAGAATGTATAATTCTGCTTCTCATAAGGTAAAAGTTATCGTAAGGACTAAGGTATGTAACTTTGGGAAGTATTACATTCAAAATGCATGAGTTTAGTGATTATTCGAATTTAGGGAAATATTTAAGGGCATTGTTTCAATTAATTCAGTTAATTTAATTCAGCTGCAAAAGTCAAACTCAAAGAAATAACAACAAACATAAGGTTAGACTTTTTTAGTCGTTAGTTTGTTAAGAGTTTGGACACATAAGGAAAATCTAGTACCAATTTTAACGCTTGGCGTGTCGGTAAAGTTAAACTTCTCATTCGGTTTGTCTAAGGTTAATTTTTATATCCAATCATGTTTGGTGGGTGAATTTGGTTTTTCCACCCACATAAGTATATTGATGCAAGTATAATCGAGATGTTACAAGCCAATTGATGATGAAAGATTCATCTATTTGGGGCATGTCATCATATAAGTTATTTGAGACAATCAACTAATTTAGTTATCATTAATGACTTGTTTCTTTATTTGAATTTGGAAAATTCTTTTTGGTACCACCTTAGGTGGAATTCGATATTTTTAATATGGGCAAATTTGGTTCTTTGTCCATTgaaaaataattaattttgtgTTTTCCAAATTCAAATAATGATGAATCCATCATTGTTGATAGCTTTGTATAGTTTAGATTTTAGTCTCTTTCAAGTAAACTTGCATTAAAGTTCAATGGATATAAAGAAGAATTATGAAACTACAATTTCTCTTCGGTATGACACAGTAAAAAGGAAATTAAAGTTTTGTGTCAAATGAAATTGTTGACCCCTTTACTTCGAATATTCAAATTTAAGGGGATAGAGACAAACTAAAGGATGGTATCTTCCCTAACGTGTAATAAACTCTGCCATTTTAAATTGCAATAATTAACTACATGTTACAGCATACATGTAATctcgtatgttttttttttttttttgtgtttggttGAGCTGTGAACTAATAATGGAGGTGAACATATGGTAATGCCGCTTGGTTTATTTCCAAGAAATTTTTAAGTtgttcgtgtttttttttttttttttttgcatactGAATCTTTGGCCAATATTATCCGTTTGTTGTATGTAAACTTGTTAGTTATATCATCTAGTAATATCATGCGTTCAAAACTTCAAAAACCTGAAATGTAAAATGGAGATGGAAGAATAGCTGAATGGTGGCTGATACTTTGGTAAATCTTATTGTTACAACCCACCATATAATGGAAACCATGTACAACATTGATGGGAAATCGTTTTACTACGTATATGTATGTTATTTGTCATTCTACGTGTTTCTGCTTCAAATCTTCGTAATGGTTTAAATTTGGTGGTTATGCTTTCAATTTTCATTGCCCCCCTTCTATCTTTGTTTCAACCCCATTGTGTTATCATCTTTTTATCAGGATGATATTAAGTAACACATACTTGAATCGCTGCCTGAGATTTATATTACCCGACTATTTCTAAGCGTCATTCTTTCTTCTTTGCCAATGCCCATTGCCATTCTAACTAATGGTCATCGGAAATCGCTTAGTTCTCTAATTGTTGTCTACTTGACTTGGATTCTGAGCTGTATTGGATTGAAATTATGACCTATTTCCTTTAAATTTTCATTGGGTACATGACAATAGCTGTTTCGTTCCGAAGAAGATAATGAAGACCTATCAGAAAATTTTATTGTGAAGACTTGCCAGAAGTTTATTCCGGTCACAGGTAACACATACTATTTCTTTTTATATTTGATATCATTTCAATTATTGGTGTATGCCAATTTTGTACTGTAGTACTTGAAATAAGTTTTGTATGTCTTCTGCCTATTTGTCGTGTCTTCAAATACGGCATGGAACACCTTTGAAGGTTCTTTGGAATATTTTCTTCATTAGTTTTAAGCCTAACATCATCTCTTGATTCTCTTCACACTGTCTTCTCTTGATGAAGGAAAATTGTTACAGTATCATCAGATTCTTGTCCTGCAAGTCTTTGCTAATATAAAGCGTTGCTTCCTTTTCAAGCAAGTGTCACCATCATTAGGGCTTAGAAACTCTGTACTGAAAATCTTGTAGAAGCAGTATTGGCTTTGAAAGATTAGAAATAGTTTATTTACTACTACTGTGACTGGCTCATACTGTGAGATGGAGCCTTATGATGAGCATCTGCATTAACTGATTCAATGGAAGATATGTTGTCATAGTAGTTTGGTTATCTTTGCTAAAAGACTATTTTTCTTAAGATAAGAAAAAACTCTTGATAGAAGACAGCTACGGGAACTATACTCTGATTCATTTTAATCATCAAGAGTGGCATTAAAAACAGTATTTGTAAGAGTAATAACTTGGTTATTGAGCGTTGATGATAGATTTCGTAAGCATATTTTGCTGTTAAGATTCCTCTATTCGATTTTCATTTTGAACTCTCTCAACTCTGCAGCTAATTATGATGGCAATCGCTTCTTTACAGTCGAGGATGGTGTAAGGAAGGTTAGTCATGAGTTCATGACTAGATTTAGTTTCTTCTGTTTTAAATGTTCATGCAGGAACGGCTCGTTTGAGTTGGACAATGCCAACAGGAACCGTTTTGTtagctactccctccgtcccagtcatttgtttaccgtttttattctttgtgaggagtattttaattaaaggtaaacaaatgattagaacGGAGGGAGTATGTGTTTACTCTTTTACCGTGATTCCTAAAGACAAATCGCATAATCAGCAAAGTCATTTCCTGTCACAATTGAGTAGCAAAAAATGTAGATATGTTTGAAGATTGTGTTTGAAGATGTACTTTGGATAATATCCTTCTGGAATGTTTCGTATCTCTCTCGTTTCCTCAAAATTTGGAACCAATTAAATAAGCTCCTATGCATTTGCTATATGAAGTTTTGGTGCACAGATAAATCCTGAGCTTTTAAGTTTCCAGGATATCAACTTTTTGTTTTGATTACTGCACACAGCAACATTAGGATTTTGTCCGGTAATATGTTTTCTCTTTCATTCGAGTGTGTAAGATGACAGAAGGATAACTTATCTTTTTGTTGTCTTATTATTTGATTCTGTttactttttccttttttttaattcATTTCATTTGAATCTTTTGTTTATTATGTTTTCCTATGTATTGttctactctttttttttctttgcccTTATTTTTCTGATTAAAATCTTTGCGTCTCTATCTTTCAAACAGTTCTCTACCTTTCTTTAGGTCTGACCTTTTCTTGCAttcacattttattaatttattcgaTTTGACCATCTTAATTTCTAACGTTTTCCCTTCTTCTTGTTGTCGCATTTATAGTAATTCTTTCATTTCTAACAGGCATCAAAATTTTGGGCAGGCTACACCTTTACTTCTCACTGTAGCTGTTATTGAGTTGAGTGACATCGCATTTGCTGTATGTTTTTCATCTTGTAGCATTTCAATACATATATAGTTTGTATTCATCCTTGGTTCAATTGCAAATGAAAACTAATGGAACTCAATTTTTGGCTTATTTGTTGTCAAAGGTTGACTCAATACCAGCTGTGTTTGGTGTCACTCGAGATCCATTCATAGTGTTCTCATCCAATCTCTTTGCTATTTTAGGTGAATTTCCATCCCTTTTCTCTTATTAGCTTCTCATGAACGACCTAACATATCATACACATGATAGGCTTTCCTATTGAAAGCCCGGAGTCTTACTTTCCATCGTTGCTGAAGAGTGGAAGTTCTAGGAAATATGGTTTACTCATCACTAATCAAGGCCTGTTCGCTATTGATAAGTCGTTTGTGTCTAGTTATTGAACTTCACAAATTTGAAGAGTATCATCGCACTATTTGAGGGTCGAACCCATGTGTCTGTTGCAGTTTATTTCCATTCTAATTACCCAATTGAGGCTGTTGTAGTTTAATGCGCGTGGTGTTCCTTGCTGAGATTGTACAAGGCTGAGTATTAGTATAAGTAGAACTATGTCAACAGTTACTGCTTGTGTTTCTTTTTATATGCAATTTAAATAAATTAGATTCATATGTTATGCACATAACGTAGAATAGTTTCTCTGTGATACTTGAAAGAAGATTATGGGTCCTTTATTCTATGTTTATGTTACAGCTACTCGAGTGGAGGTGTCATATGCAACATGGTTTCGATGTGTCGGAGACCGCTATTTTGTTTTAAACGATAACTCGTATATCTGGCCAAAACAGAAGTCTCGAATATCAGAGTGTTGACATGCAACACGCAACAACCAAAGTCAAGTGTTGAACTAATTAGTTTCTCTTGGGGGAGTCAGATGCACG from Silene latifolia isolate original U9 population chromosome 3, ASM4854445v1, whole genome shotgun sequence harbors:
- the LOC141647706 gene encoding thylakoid membrane protein TERC, chloroplastic isoform X1, whose translation is MVVTSVISNAVHPTFPLKFNHKSLNYPASSSSHPQFLLLRSVTYRRPPDIALVYAKKTQDDDDAVSATSEGDGNNTLSFDKDSGGSQSHLTSSADNSVNETPHPQGNVSSVRTVALCVFAAVAFGVGLGFKDGVGKASEFFAGYLLEQSLSVDNLFVFVLIFKYFKVPLMYQNRVLSYGIAGAVVFRLTLILLGTATLQSFEAVNLLLASILLYSSFKLFRSEEDNEDLSENFIVKTCQKFIPVTANYDGNRFFTVEDGVRKATPLLLTVAVIELSDIAFAVDSIPAVFGVTRDPFIVFSSNLFAILGLRSLYTLISESMGELEYLQPSIAIVLGFIGLKMVLDFFGYHVGTEVSLGFVATSLTTGVLLSLIKKSD
- the LOC141647706 gene encoding thylakoid membrane protein TERC, chloroplastic isoform X2; protein product: MVVTSVISNAVHPTFPLKFNHKSLNYPASSSSHPQFLLLRSVTYRRPPDIALVYAKKTQDDDDAVSATSEGDGNNTLSFDKDSGGSQSHLTSSADNSVNETPHPQGNVSSVRTVALCVFAAVAFGVGLGFKDGVGKASEFFAGYLLEQSLSVDNLFVFVLIFKYFKVPLMYQNRVLSYGIAGAVVFRLTLILLGTATLQLFRSEEDNEDLSENFIVKTCQKFIPVTANYDGNRFFTVEDGVRKATPLLLTVAVIELSDIAFAVDSIPAVFGVTRDPFIVFSSNLFAILGLRSLYTLISESMGELEYLQPSIAIVLGFIGLKMVLDFFGYHVGTEVSLGFVATSLTTGVLLSLIKKSD